Proteins co-encoded in one Bremerella sp. TYQ1 genomic window:
- a CDS encoding Gfo/Idh/MocA family protein encodes MAKKDSKKKSDATHSRRDFIKTGSSMLVAGGAIAGSLSIAQSAHAFGSDQIKIGLVGCGGRGTGAADQAMNTKGDTKLVAMGDVFEDRLKQSLRSLSSRHAKQVDVPEDRQFVGFDAYKHVIDSDCDLVILATSPGFRPLHFETAVNAGKQIFMEKPVATDAPGIRRVLEANKIAKEKNLAVAVGLQRHHEKAYVETINRLKDGAIGDIIFCRAYWNSGGVWTRNRSASQTELEYQMRNWYYFNWLCGDHIVEQHIHNIDVINWLMDGPPETAEGQGGRQVRKGADHGEIYDHHMIEFTYPNGVKMLSSCRHIPGCWNSVSEHAHGSKGYADISGGKIYDAKGDLVWSYGQGGRGGHQEEHHDLFAALRNGERPNEGDYGAHSTMTAIFGRMATYSGGHSGKGGKVLKYQDALNSEIALADFDKLTSMDDEAPVKPNPEAVKKQMEQSPYIVPMPGESVTI; translated from the coding sequence ATGGCTAAGAAAGATTCCAAGAAGAAATCTGACGCGACGCATTCTCGACGCGATTTCATCAAGACCGGTTCGTCCATGCTGGTCGCCGGTGGTGCAATTGCTGGTTCGCTGAGCATTGCTCAAAGCGCACACGCTTTCGGCAGCGATCAGATCAAAATTGGTCTGGTGGGTTGCGGTGGCCGTGGTACCGGTGCTGCCGACCAAGCCATGAACACCAAAGGCGATACCAAGTTGGTCGCCATGGGTGATGTGTTTGAAGATCGTCTGAAGCAGAGCCTCCGTTCGCTTTCCAGTCGTCACGCGAAGCAAGTCGATGTGCCGGAAGACCGCCAGTTTGTCGGTTTCGACGCATACAAGCATGTGATCGATTCCGATTGCGATCTGGTCATCTTGGCGACTTCGCCTGGCTTCCGTCCGCTTCACTTTGAAACCGCAGTGAACGCTGGCAAGCAAATCTTCATGGAAAAGCCAGTTGCGACCGACGCCCCAGGGATTCGTCGTGTCTTGGAAGCCAACAAGATTGCCAAGGAAAAGAATCTTGCCGTCGCAGTCGGTCTTCAGCGTCACCATGAAAAAGCCTATGTCGAAACGATCAATCGTCTGAAAGATGGTGCGATCGGCGACATTATCTTCTGCCGTGCCTATTGGAACTCGGGCGGTGTGTGGACGCGTAATCGTTCCGCTTCGCAGACCGAACTCGAATACCAAATGCGTAACTGGTATTACTTCAACTGGCTATGCGGTGACCATATTGTGGAACAACACATCCACAACATCGACGTCATCAACTGGTTGATGGATGGTCCACCAGAAACTGCCGAAGGGCAGGGTGGTCGCCAAGTTCGTAAGGGCGCCGATCATGGTGAGATCTACGATCACCATATGATCGAGTTCACCTATCCAAACGGCGTGAAGATGCTTAGCTCTTGCCGCCATATCCCAGGCTGCTGGAACAGTGTTTCCGAGCACGCTCACGGCTCTAAGGGTTACGCCGACATCAGTGGCGGTAAGATCTACGACGCCAAGGGCGACTTGGTCTGGAGCTACGGCCAAGGTGGTCGCGGCGGTCACCAGGAAGAGCATCACGATCTCTTCGCTGCTTTGCGAAACGGCGAACGTCCTAACGAAGGCGACTATGGTGCTCATAGCACGATGACCGCGATCTTCGGCCGTATGGCGACCTATTCTGGTGGTCACAGCGGCAAGGGTGGCAAAGTCCTGAAGTATCAGGATGCTTTGAATTCCGAAATCGCGTTGGCCGACTTCGACAAGCTGACGAGTATGGATGACGAAGCACCCGTGAAGCCAAATCCGGAAGCGGTCAAAAAGCAGATGGAACAATCGCCATACATCGTTCCGATGCCAGGCGAATCGGTCACCATCTAA
- a CDS encoding cell wall metabolism sensor histidine kinase WalK, with protein MVRSRFGTYILLMVVALSFITLVAMAWAAAKERSAAVRGERIQKLETIVQLVKASILNEEDPSFLDEEQLQKNVRRFASESGVYLTVTSDGGRVLADSLNPPRQMENLRELSEFRDADANTFGYSERLLIDQDVTMLMVAQRVVSQGNTIAFVRAGIPKNQLQSSAGTISFVIGVIAIGAVIAGFFLTRLVESRAVDPVVELTDACDTLATSGEMKHLWNSSKDELGQLVRHFQAMALAVTQREAALRDQANRIETVMGSMVEGVLAVNADRVVLLANQAVRKLLGIRVEKIEGRPLIEVTRIRALDQSVQQALSTGEPCSTEFEVTSPFRRVLAIQANCLPGDPCPGVVLVLHDMTELRRLENLRREFVANVSHELKTPLAAIRAYAETLHMGAVHDAENRDYFLGQITDQSDRLHDLIMDMLQLARVEAGQEVFDITDVNVADIAQWSVDSLRDKAAAKQIQLVVESAEDDEVYVRADEEGLRTIVGNLVDNAVKYSGKPGDVIVRWTTEADQVAISVEDHGIGIPQEAQDRIFERFFRVDKARSREMGGTGLGLSIVKHLASSFGGCVELESSPDEGSVFTVRLKRSRVLTN; from the coding sequence ATGGTACGGTCGCGCTTTGGTACTTACATACTGCTGATGGTGGTTGCCCTCAGCTTCATAACTTTGGTGGCAATGGCATGGGCTGCTGCCAAGGAACGTAGTGCTGCTGTTCGTGGCGAACGCATCCAGAAGCTGGAAACAATCGTTCAGCTGGTCAAAGCAAGTATTCTCAACGAGGAGGATCCCTCGTTTCTCGACGAAGAACAGTTGCAGAAGAACGTCCGACGGTTTGCGTCCGAGTCTGGCGTCTATCTCACGGTGACGAGTGACGGAGGACGAGTTCTCGCGGATTCGCTGAACCCTCCGCGACAAATGGAAAACCTTCGTGAGCTGAGCGAATTTCGTGATGCCGACGCGAATACCTTTGGTTATTCAGAACGACTATTAATCGATCAAGACGTCACAATGTTGATGGTGGCCCAGCGTGTCGTTTCGCAAGGCAATACAATCGCGTTTGTGCGTGCAGGTATTCCGAAGAATCAACTGCAAAGCTCAGCAGGAACGATCTCGTTCGTCATTGGCGTCATTGCCATCGGTGCGGTCATCGCCGGATTCTTTTTAACGCGACTCGTTGAATCACGTGCGGTGGATCCGGTTGTCGAACTGACCGATGCCTGCGATACGCTGGCGACAAGCGGTGAAATGAAACACCTGTGGAATTCATCGAAAGATGAACTGGGTCAGCTCGTTCGACATTTTCAAGCAATGGCTTTAGCGGTGACACAGCGTGAAGCCGCACTACGGGATCAAGCCAATCGAATTGAAACGGTCATGGGCAGCATGGTCGAAGGCGTGCTGGCCGTGAACGCTGATCGAGTTGTTTTGTTGGCTAATCAAGCCGTTCGAAAGCTACTGGGCATCCGAGTTGAAAAAATTGAAGGTCGTCCGCTGATTGAAGTGACTCGAATTCGAGCCCTCGATCAATCGGTTCAACAAGCCCTTTCCACTGGCGAGCCATGTTCGACTGAGTTTGAAGTCACATCTCCGTTTCGCCGTGTCTTGGCGATTCAAGCGAACTGTTTGCCTGGGGATCCATGCCCTGGTGTCGTGCTGGTACTGCACGACATGACCGAACTTCGCCGGCTTGAAAATCTGCGACGCGAATTCGTAGCGAATGTTTCTCACGAATTAAAAACGCCTTTGGCAGCCATTCGCGCCTATGCCGAAACGCTGCACATGGGGGCTGTGCACGATGCTGAAAACCGTGACTATTTTCTGGGGCAGATCACCGATCAAAGCGATCGACTACACGACTTAATCATGGACATGCTTCAGCTTGCACGTGTCGAAGCAGGTCAGGAAGTGTTTGATATTACGGATGTGAACGTAGCTGATATCGCTCAGTGGAGCGTCGATTCGCTGCGAGATAAAGCAGCCGCGAAACAGATCCAGCTTGTTGTTGAATCGGCAGAAGATGATGAAGTTTATGTTCGTGCCGACGAAGAGGGCCTCAGAACGATTGTCGGCAATCTGGTCGACAATGCCGTGAAGTACTCGGGAAAGCCGGGGGACGTCATCGTTCGATGGACAACTGAAGCAGATCAGGTCGCCATTTCGGTAGAGGATCACGGCATTGGAATTCCCCAGGAAGCCCAGGATCGGATTTTTGAACGCTTCTTCCGCGTCGATAAAGCACGATCCCGAGAAATGGGGGGTACGGGTCTCGGGCTTTCAATTGTAAAGCACTTGGCTAGTTCGTTCGGGGGTTGTGTTGAGCTGGAGAGCTCCCCTGATGAGGGGTCGGTGTTTACAGTTCGGCTAAAAAGAAGCCGCGTTCTTACAAATTAA
- the phoU gene encoding phosphate signaling complex protein PhoU, with the protein MPLHLQRDLDHLHHEVLSLSGVVEEMLEKATRALFERNAHIADEVIGIDMIVDEREVQIEEECLKALALHQPVAVDLRRIATVLKVNNDLERMADLTVNLAERAKSVIEFPTFTIPPRLARMVDLTKGMVSDVLDSFVSMDSAAAARVGAMDAQVDRMNCEIIEELQKVMRERPDQVVPALHCFSASRHIERISDHAVNISDDVIYMVEGVIVRHRFSSNGDADSAAPE; encoded by the coding sequence ATGCCGCTTCACTTACAACGCGATTTGGACCACCTTCATCACGAGGTGTTATCGCTGTCTGGAGTGGTGGAAGAAATGCTTGAGAAAGCGACCAGGGCACTCTTTGAACGCAACGCTCATATCGCTGATGAAGTCATCGGCATCGACATGATTGTCGACGAACGCGAAGTGCAGATCGAGGAAGAATGCCTCAAGGCACTTGCGCTGCATCAGCCGGTCGCGGTCGATCTCCGCCGAATCGCGACCGTATTGAAAGTTAATAATGACTTGGAACGCATGGCGGACCTGACGGTTAACTTGGCCGAACGTGCCAAGAGCGTGATCGAATTTCCCACGTTCACCATTCCGCCTCGTCTGGCTCGCATGGTGGATCTTACCAAGGGCATGGTCTCTGACGTGCTGGATTCGTTCGTCAGTATGGACAGTGCTGCCGCGGCACGCGTTGGGGCAATGGACGCACAAGTTGATCGCATGAATTGCGAGATCATTGAAGAGCTACAAAAAGTGATGCGAGAACGGCCTGATCAAGTCGTTCCGGCTCTCCACTGTTTTTCCGCCAGCCGACACATCGAACGTATTTCCGATCATGCCGTCAACATTTCTGACGACGTGATTTACATGGTTGAAGGAGTCATCGTTCGCCACCGTTTTTCCAGCAATGGCGACGCTGATTCTGCTGCTCCCGAGTAA
- a CDS encoding response regulator, with translation MARMKILIVEDDRALADVLAYNVRQAGYEVLSAYDGQDGLTQAQVKTPDMIILDLMLPVVDGLEVCRRLRADPATKDVMVLMLTAKAEESDQLIGFSLGADDYVTKPFSVKVLLERIKALERRRRGTESTATDVVSSQGVTIDRRRHRATVHGKPLQLTRSEFRLLETLTRQPGRVFDRSELIDAALGEDTVVMERTIDVHVRALRRKMAEFADLIETVRGVGYRFRDPGAGPSSDADADEEYAEPAGSNHA, from the coding sequence ATGGCCCGAATGAAAATTCTGATTGTCGAAGACGACCGAGCCTTGGCCGACGTGTTGGCTTACAACGTCCGTCAAGCTGGCTACGAGGTACTCTCCGCCTACGACGGTCAGGATGGACTGACTCAGGCACAAGTCAAAACGCCTGACATGATTATTCTCGACTTGATGCTTCCCGTCGTTGATGGCCTGGAAGTATGCCGACGTCTGCGAGCCGACCCAGCGACGAAAGACGTCATGGTGCTGATGTTGACCGCCAAAGCGGAAGAATCAGATCAGTTGATCGGTTTCTCCCTCGGCGCTGACGACTACGTGACCAAACCGTTCAGCGTGAAGGTACTGCTGGAGCGGATCAAGGCTCTGGAACGCCGTCGCCGTGGTACAGAATCGACCGCGACCGATGTCGTTTCCAGTCAGGGCGTAACCATCGATCGTCGTCGTCATCGTGCCACCGTTCATGGCAAACCATTGCAACTGACTCGCAGCGAATTCCGTTTGCTTGAAACGTTGACACGACAGCCAGGACGCGTATTTGATCGTTCTGAACTAATCGACGCTGCTTTGGGTGAAGACACCGTCGTGATGGAACGAACGATCGACGTTCACGTTCGTGCGTTGCGTCGCAAAATGGCTGAGTTCGCTGATCTGATTGAAACCGTTCGTGGTGTTGGCTATCGCTTCCGTGATCCAGGAGCTGGGCCAAGCAGTGATGCCGATGCCGACGAAGAGTATGCTGAGCCGGCCGGCAGCAATCATGCGTAG
- a CDS encoding pyruvate carboxylase, with product MQKITKLLAANRSEIAIRIFRSAHELGIRTVGMYSYEDRFALHRFKADEAYLIGQEGEPVRAYLDIPGVIRICKEHGIDAIHPGYGFMSENPDLADACEKNGIIFVGPSKHCLEMLGDKTAARNVAKQAGVPILGGSDAAIEDVDSGRKLAEKMGFPIILKAAKGGGGRGMRVVKSAAEFDGAFKEAQRESLNAFGSPDIFIEKFIEQARHIEVQLLGDKQGNLVHLYERDCSVQRRHQKVVEIAPAPNLDPKTRQGLCDAAVAIGQAVGYYAAGTVEFLVDAATGEFYFIEVNPRIQVEHTVTEEITGVDIVKSQILIAQGESLDHPEIGIPKQESVTPFGFALQCRVTTEDPSNKFMPDYGRVTHYRSGAGMGVRLDAGTAFSGAVVHPYYDSLLVKVTARARRFVDATRRMERVLQEFRVRGVKTNIPFLIRLMNNKTFVDGNCTTRFIDETPDLMQFTPRKDRATKLLKFLGDIAVNGNSLVKDRAVSKRRDPAPTPKIDNDAALPKGSRDRFKELGVEKFAQWVRDQDQLLFTDTTFRDAHQSLLATRVRTNDLLNISPAYAHNCADMFSLEMWGGATFDTTMRFLKESPWQRLADMRERIPNILFQMLLRASNAVGYTNYPDNVVKAFVEEASQAGMDVFRVFDALNWVPNMKVAMDAVIESGGICEASICYTGDISNPKRDKYNLQYYVDLAKQLESMGAHFLAIKDMAGLCKPTAARKLIKTLREEIGLPIHFHTHDTAGIQAASIMEGAEVGLDIADAAMAPLSGGTSQPNLNTVVEMLRGTPQESKLGTKQIDEIAEYWRSVREFYTPFESTVLPATADLYRHEMPGGQYTNLFQQAHALGLSDQWSEICEIYAQVNEMLGDIVKVTPTSKAVGDMALFMVANDLTPEDVLNPDRELAFPASVKDLLGGRMGQPPGGFPEPLQKRVMRDEAVLTSRPGESFEPADFDAAAEKVEQLLGRKPKRNEVVSYLLYPKVYEDFAKHQVTYGDTSGLPTPVFFYGQEPAEELVIDIETGKTLIVKFLTVSDPHPDGSRVVFFELNGQPREVSIIDQSLESDVPKRQKADAADPKQIGSSMPGMVVTIAVEPGEKVAKGQKLLSLEAMKMETTVYAEVDGTVEDVLVKPGSQVETGDLMIKLS from the coding sequence ATGCAAAAAATCACCAAGCTTCTGGCAGCCAATCGTAGTGAAATTGCTATCCGAATTTTCCGAAGTGCCCACGAATTGGGAATTCGGACGGTCGGTATGTACTCGTATGAAGACCGTTTCGCGCTGCATCGTTTTAAGGCGGACGAAGCCTATTTGATCGGTCAAGAAGGTGAGCCTGTTCGGGCCTACCTCGATATCCCCGGTGTAATCCGAATTTGCAAAGAGCATGGCATCGATGCCATTCACCCTGGCTACGGTTTCATGTCGGAAAATCCGGATTTAGCCGACGCGTGCGAAAAGAACGGCATCATCTTTGTCGGTCCGTCAAAGCATTGTTTGGAAATGCTCGGAGACAAAACGGCCGCAAGAAATGTTGCCAAGCAAGCCGGAGTGCCCATCCTCGGAGGCAGTGACGCAGCAATCGAAGATGTCGATTCCGGACGCAAGTTGGCCGAGAAGATGGGCTTTCCCATCATCCTGAAAGCAGCCAAGGGTGGTGGTGGCCGCGGGATGCGAGTCGTTAAATCCGCCGCAGAATTCGACGGAGCATTCAAGGAAGCTCAGCGAGAATCGCTCAACGCTTTCGGCAGCCCAGATATCTTTATCGAAAAGTTCATCGAGCAGGCTCGGCATATCGAAGTTCAACTGTTGGGCGATAAGCAAGGAAACCTCGTTCATCTTTACGAACGCGATTGCAGTGTTCAGCGCCGTCATCAGAAGGTCGTTGAAATCGCGCCGGCACCGAATCTCGATCCTAAGACGCGCCAAGGCTTGTGCGATGCGGCGGTTGCCATCGGTCAGGCGGTTGGATATTACGCCGCAGGAACCGTTGAGTTCTTGGTGGATGCGGCCACCGGAGAGTTCTACTTCATCGAAGTGAATCCCCGTATTCAAGTCGAGCACACGGTGACCGAAGAAATCACGGGCGTCGATATCGTTAAGTCGCAGATTCTTATCGCACAAGGAGAATCGCTTGATCATCCGGAGATTGGAATTCCTAAACAAGAATCAGTCACTCCGTTTGGTTTCGCGTTGCAGTGCCGCGTGACGACTGAAGATCCGTCGAACAAATTCATGCCTGACTACGGCCGCGTTACCCATTACCGCAGCGGAGCAGGCATGGGAGTTCGCCTCGACGCGGGGACCGCCTTCAGCGGAGCTGTTGTGCATCCTTATTACGATTCACTGTTGGTGAAAGTTACCGCCAGGGCGAGAAGGTTTGTCGACGCAACACGACGCATGGAACGTGTCCTACAAGAATTTCGCGTCCGCGGCGTGAAGACAAACATCCCGTTTCTAATTCGGTTGATGAACAACAAGACGTTTGTCGATGGAAACTGCACAACACGGTTCATCGACGAAACGCCTGACTTGATGCAGTTTACGCCACGAAAAGATCGGGCCACCAAACTGTTAAAGTTCCTCGGCGATATTGCCGTCAATGGAAATTCGCTTGTCAAAGATCGAGCCGTTTCTAAACGTCGCGATCCGGCACCGACACCTAAAATCGATAACGACGCGGCACTGCCAAAAGGATCGCGAGACCGCTTCAAGGAACTAGGCGTTGAAAAATTTGCCCAGTGGGTTCGCGATCAGGATCAACTGCTCTTCACCGATACAACGTTCCGTGATGCCCATCAAAGCTTGTTGGCGACCCGCGTGCGAACCAACGATTTGCTGAACATCTCGCCAGCCTATGCCCACAATTGTGCTGACATGTTCTCACTCGAAATGTGGGGCGGAGCAACGTTCGACACGACGATGCGTTTCCTTAAGGAATCGCCGTGGCAGCGTCTGGCCGACATGCGTGAACGAATCCCGAACATCTTGTTTCAAATGCTTCTGCGTGCATCGAATGCGGTTGGCTATACCAATTATCCCGACAACGTCGTGAAGGCATTCGTCGAAGAAGCTTCGCAGGCCGGGATGGATGTTTTCCGCGTCTTTGATGCGCTGAACTGGGTGCCTAACATGAAGGTCGCCATGGATGCGGTCATCGAGTCAGGCGGAATCTGTGAAGCTTCGATTTGCTACACCGGCGACATCAGCAATCCGAAGCGAGACAAATATAACCTGCAGTACTACGTTGACCTGGCAAAACAGTTGGAGTCGATGGGGGCTCACTTCCTAGCCATTAAGGATATGGCTGGTTTGTGTAAGCCAACCGCGGCACGAAAGCTGATCAAAACGTTGCGTGAGGAAATTGGTCTACCGATTCATTTCCACACGCACGACACGGCTGGGATTCAGGCCGCGTCGATCATGGAAGGAGCCGAAGTTGGACTCGACATTGCCGATGCCGCGATGGCCCCTCTCTCAGGCGGAACCTCGCAGCCGAACTTGAACACGGTGGTCGAAATGCTCCGTGGTACCCCGCAGGAAAGCAAGCTGGGCACGAAGCAGATCGATGAAATCGCAGAATACTGGCGTTCCGTTCGCGAGTTCTATACTCCTTTCGAGAGCACCGTTTTGCCGGCGACGGCCGACTTGTATCGGCACGAAATGCCTGGTGGTCAGTACACCAACTTGTTCCAACAGGCCCACGCGCTGGGGCTATCGGATCAATGGTCTGAGATCTGCGAGATCTACGCTCAAGTCAACGAAATGCTGGGTGATATCGTCAAAGTGACCCCCACATCCAAGGCGGTCGGCGACATGGCGCTGTTTATGGTGGCCAACGACCTGACACCGGAAGACGTGCTGAACCCGGATCGGGAACTTGCCTTCCCGGCTTCGGTGAAGGACTTGCTCGGTGGCCGCATGGGACAGCCGCCCGGCGGTTTTCCCGAGCCGCTTCAGAAGCGAGTAATGCGCGACGAAGCGGTTCTCACCTCTCGTCCCGGCGAATCGTTCGAGCCAGCCGACTTTGATGCCGCGGCGGAAAAAGTCGAGCAATTGCTCGGCCGCAAACCGAAGCGAAACGAAGTGGTTTCGTACCTATTGTATCCGAAGGTGTACGAGGACTTCGCCAAGCATCAAGTCACCTATGGTGATACCAGCGGGCTGCCGACGCCGGTCTTCTTCTACGGACAGGAACCTGCCGAAGAGTTGGTCATTGATATCGAAACCGGCAAGACGCTCATCGTGAAGTTCTTGACGGTCAGCGATCCTCATCCGGACGGATCACGAGTCGTTTTCTTCGAGCTCAACGGTCAGCCCCGCGAGGTCAGCATCATCGATCAATCGCTCGAGTCGGACGTTCCGAAACGTCAGAAAGCGGATGCTGCCGATCCGAAGCAGATTGGTTCCTCGATGCCGGGCATGGTGGTGACGATTGCAGTCGAGCCGGGAGAAAAAGTTGCCAAGGGGCAGAAACTCCTTTCGCTGGAAGCCATGAAAATGGAAACCACTGTCTACGCCGAAGTCGATGGCACCGTCGAGGACGTCTTGGTCAAACCAGGCAGTCAGGTCGAAACGGGCGACTTGATGATCAAGTTGTCGTAA
- a CDS encoding biotin--[acetyl-CoA-carboxylase] ligase, whose product MSDWFPELVVGEIERQAFFANVDVFDEISSTSDHALAELEAYSSRLPALVVARRQTKGRGRGTRSWFAGDGALTFSALYGTADIPMSPSDWPRCSLVAGVAMCQTLEALAPDCLVQVKWPNDVYLAGRKVCGILVEKRDLAEPILCVGVGVNVNNSLENAPQDVQQRAIALTDVTHREHFLPEILLEFLVRFRELCAANSASLTALLPYWQTHCLLTGRSVETTQAGRTFTGVCHGIDEQGGLLIETSSGRRTIVSGEIVRW is encoded by the coding sequence ATGAGTGACTGGTTTCCTGAACTTGTCGTTGGCGAAATTGAACGCCAGGCGTTCTTTGCCAATGTGGATGTCTTCGACGAGATCTCGTCCACGTCGGACCATGCATTGGCCGAACTGGAAGCGTACTCGAGCCGCTTACCGGCATTGGTGGTTGCCCGGCGGCAGACCAAAGGGCGCGGCAGGGGAACGCGTAGCTGGTTTGCCGGGGACGGGGCACTGACGTTTTCCGCTTTATACGGAACTGCGGACATTCCGATGTCTCCCAGCGACTGGCCGCGCTGCTCGCTGGTGGCCGGCGTGGCCATGTGCCAAACGCTGGAGGCACTCGCCCCGGATTGTCTCGTACAAGTCAAGTGGCCGAACGATGTCTATCTGGCTGGGCGAAAAGTGTGCGGAATCCTGGTCGAAAAACGTGATCTCGCCGAACCGATTCTTTGTGTCGGCGTCGGCGTGAACGTGAACAACTCGCTGGAGAATGCTCCGCAGGATGTGCAGCAGCGGGCCATCGCGCTAACAGATGTGACGCACCGGGAACATTTCCTGCCGGAGATTTTGCTCGAATTCCTCGTTCGATTCCGTGAACTCTGTGCGGCGAATTCTGCTTCGCTTACCGCGCTGTTGCCGTATTGGCAAACGCATTGCTTGTTAACAGGCAGATCGGTCGAGACGACCCAGGCGGGGCGAACGTTCACTGGCGTTTGCCATGGCATCGACGAGCAAGGTGGCCTCTTGATCGAAACTTCGTCGGGGCGAAGAACGATCGTTTCTGGCGAAATCGTTCGATGGTAG
- a CDS encoding RNA methyltransferase: protein MSENIVHVTSPEDPRLVRYQREYERKVHMRDGYFVAESQFLVQRLLESDLHVDSVLVDNEAKLPALPEHRRGQFPIYVLARSVIQQLVGYNFHRGIMACGKRQDRSGISDAFSAEIPPHSTVLAASKIGDYENLGAIIRAACAFGADAILLDAGCADPFSRRSLRVSTGHAFKIPIVESADFLSDLKQLRRWQFETFATVLSNDATLLSEVKRAPRSVLLVGNEGFGLEDATLAECTHQITIPMQRGSDSLNVAMATGIFLYHFCHMQ, encoded by the coding sequence ATGTCCGAGAACATCGTCCACGTCACCTCGCCAGAAGATCCCCGGCTCGTTCGTTACCAGCGAGAATACGAGCGAAAAGTCCACATGCGCGACGGTTACTTCGTCGCTGAAAGCCAGTTCCTCGTCCAACGTTTGCTCGAGAGTGACTTGCATGTCGACTCCGTTTTAGTCGACAACGAAGCCAAGCTTCCCGCACTGCCAGAGCATCGCCGCGGGCAGTTCCCAATCTACGTACTCGCGCGGTCGGTCATCCAACAGTTGGTTGGCTATAACTTCCACCGCGGCATCATGGCGTGTGGTAAGCGGCAGGATCGGAGTGGCATCAGCGACGCGTTCTCCGCAGAGATTCCTCCTCATTCAACCGTTTTAGCCGCCTCGAAAATCGGCGATTACGAGAATCTCGGCGCGATCATTCGCGCGGCATGTGCCTTCGGCGCCGATGCCATTTTGCTGGATGCGGGGTGTGCCGATCCGTTTTCTCGGCGTTCGCTACGCGTTTCGACCGGACATGCCTTCAAGATTCCGATCGTCGAATCGGCCGACTTCCTGAGCGATTTGAAGCAACTCCGTCGCTGGCAATTCGAGACCTTCGCTACGGTTCTATCGAACGATGCGACACTACTTTCCGAAGTCAAACGAGCCCCTCGCAGCGTTCTGTTGGTCGGCAACGAAGGTTTCGGCCTCGAGGATGCTACCCTCGCCGAGTGTACCCATCAGATCACCATTCCGATGCAGCGCGGAAGCGATTCGCTGAACGTGGCGATGGCGACCGGAATTTTCCTCTACCACTTCTGCCACATGCAGTAG